GTTCTTCCAGCATGAGGCAGAACCTGTCTTTTCCACCACGGCTGCCCTACTGCAAGTCCGTGCCAAACAGCTGGCACCTGCTCAGTGCCCAACATATCCTGGAGTGCACTGAGGGGCAGAAAGTCATGGTGGAGGGGTAGAGGGTGCTtgagggcagggaggagcaACTCCTGGGCCATGCTCCCCCTCTTCTGCAGCACAGATTGGTCTGTATGAGAGCTGTGTGCAGTATGTGCATCACAAATCTACATGTTCCCTGACATGAAGGAGCAACCTGTACTGCTGAAACCCAGCTCTTTACTGGGTAAGATGTGGCTCTTTCTGAGCAAAGGGTTGCCCTGAGCAGAAGCACCAAACCTCTGGGGTCAGCAACTGCAAAACATTGAATTTCAGGTCAAAGTCATGTGTGACAGGCCAGAGGACAAGTTTAGGTGTTTAACACCAAAACAGCACTGCAGTATCTCACCTGCTGAGCAGAGGGCTCAGGCTGTGGCTCTCCTGCACTTCATGTCAAGCCAGAGGGGATTTGGGCTGTCAGTGAGTGTCCCTATGGGAACTTGCCCAGATCCTGGGACTTACCCTTCCTTCAGCACAGCCCCATGTGACTGGTGAGTAAGTGCAAGGTTTCCTGTAGAAAGCACAGCATTGCTTGCTCTTGCCTTGCAAAAATCTACTAACTCTTTCCTCTAGCATCTGGCCACCTCCTCCAAGCatccagggacacagcaggaaaGGCTGGATCTGGGATTTCTCTGCCAGAGGCTGGCTGCTCGCTGCGACAGCTAATGCAATATTCAAGACAGCAGTGACACTGCTAGCAGTTGCTGCTGGCTCAGAGGTCGGGTGGCATCCCTCTGTCCTTAGGGGCAGGGTAGTCTGTGCAAGTTCCTGCACACAGCCCACCTCGTTccctgctgggagagcagcttgTCTCGGTCACAGCTCCCCTTGCtgggaaaatgtgtttttgcaAAGGAGAAGGTCAGCGTGACCGGTGTGCTAAATGAGAGCTCTCTGCCGACAGGgaaagagcaggaggagctggtgtATCTCTGGCTGGTGCATCTGTGCATGTgtggtggctgctgccagctcagacCTTCAGCCGAGTCCCAGGCCATGGGCATCCTCCTCTCATCCAGCACAGCAGaacaccagctctgctgagtTTTGCCCAGCACAAGTGGACAACCAAGGGCTgtctgaaaacacaaaatgcagATGCTGGGTTCAGCTTTGCTGATGGTTTTATTGCTCCAGGTTGTGAGGATGTGTTGCTGTTAATACTTGGTTGTGAGCCCCTCACAAGGGGCACACACCAAGCTTAGCTTTGTGCCAGTGAGGGGATGTTGCCAATGTCACAGGCCCTGGAAACAAGAGATAGGTTGGGGATTTACAATGAGTGACTCCTCTTGGTTTTGTGTCTCTCAGTGGGCTCTGCTAACATGGGGAACAGCACAGAGCCACCCACCAGCTCAGTCAGGATGTCACTTACTCTGCTTCTTCTTTGGAGATTTGTTTCCCCAAGTACAAAACTTCTGCAATCAGAGACACCATGGGGTCGCAGTTCAGGCTGGCAGCTGCAGTCACATGGCCATCcctgaaacagaaagaggaagaatGTGGATCTTATCAGTGTACATAGCTCAGCACAGCAACATCCCCGTGGCACAGtggccagggagcagctgtATTTCAGAGGGTTCAGGGCAGGGTGGCTGATGCTGCAGGATGCACAGGGACTCGTGGCAGAttgcctggcactgctgggagctgggcactgagcctggagcagtggggcagagggagagatGTGTCCCAggctccctgcccagctggtGTCATCATTTGAGTTCattctcttctccttccctgcccagctTTGGTTTTCTCTGgttcccagcagctgcttttagTGCCCAACCAGGAGATGTGGAGCCTCTGTGGGATCTCTGCAGGCTGTAGGAGAGAGGACTGTGCCCTGTTTTCAGGGCATGGATTGGCCATGGATTCGCTCACCTGATGTAAAAGATCAGGAATTTCTGTTGCTCCAGGCTGCCTTTCACAACAGTGTCCGTGTATCCCTTCCCACAACCTGTGAGAGAGACCCTGTTCAgggagccctggcacagcagttGCCACCCATCCCACCTCAGAGCCAGTgtggggagggacagaggggacagtgaCTGGGGCAGGGGAGCAGACTTGAAGGCCCTGGACAAGCAGAACTGACTTGGAGCCTCTCCTTGGTTTGGAGAAGGAAGTTCTTCCTCTGTGACCTGTAAGTCACTGGAGATCAGCAAAGAACAAGAGCTCTGGGTGACCTGCAGGCCCAGGACTCCAATTCACCGTGGCAGCCAGTCCAGAGCTTGAGCTGCTTCAGGTGAACTCTGCAACCACAGTGTGTTTACAAGCTCCAGATTTAGCTGGTGGGAAGTTTTTCTGCTTCCCTCTCTCTGCCCCTTCCTACCTGCATAGCGGATGCTTTTCCCAAGCAATGTGGTCCAGAAGTAAGGAACAGTGTGCAACTCCTTCCCTCTCTTCAGCATGTTTAAAGCAGCACAGTGACCTGTGATGAACCAACactgagaatatttttcttgcaaGTCCTTAAAAAATGTTCCCTGTGCCTGCTGGTGTCCCTTCTGTCCCATTCCCATCTCTAAAGGAGCTGGAAGGTGACGTGGCTGTGCCTCACCATGGGCCTCAGCGATTTGTTGGTGACGGATGCTGGACCTGTCCCCATCGAGCAGTGCCACGGGGAAGGTGACCACATCCCCCGCAGCGAAGACATTTGGGATGTTGGTTTGCATGTGCTAATGGGATAAAAGGCAATTAGTGCAGTGATGAGAGGGAAAGGATGGGGTGTGAGCTGGGATACTCAGCTGACACTCACCAGGTTCACCAGGATGGCACCTTTGTCATCTCTGGCAATGGAGGTGCCCTTCAGAAACACTGAGTTGGGGGTTGACCCtatggggagaggaggagggatgaaatgcagcagggagggacagggaggaaatttggcctcacagctcctgttcctgcttGGAGCAGTGCACTTGGAGCAGTGACCTGTGCTTGGGCTGGTGCTGAGCCAGTGCAGGAGCAATAAAGCCAGGGCCCAGGACACAGCATGCTCTGGTAACACAGCAGGGACCTGTGGAGCTCAGCAAGAGCCAAATGCACAGCGAGAGCTTTACCAGCTCCTTTCCTCCTGCCAAGTGTATGCTCATGGGCTGCTGACTTTTTCAGGTGTTTGGGGCCAAGAAGAAGGACTGGATGATAACAGAGTGGGAAAGAGACTTCAGGGAATGGTGTCCTGGAAATGAACTGTGATGTCCTGGGCTTGCTGGATGTTCTCTCTGTTCCCAAAGCTGCCCCCCCTCTCCTGGCTGGGGTCTCTTACCTATTCCCACCACTACCACATCTGCAGGGAGATTCTCTCCATTGGCAAGAACAGCCTCTGTCACctaggaaagaaggaaggatcattAATAAAGAGTTAAAACCTCCGCCCTAATTCTCACAGCCTCCCTGCTGCTTTGCTCTTTGctgtcttttttcttccccaggtTTGGATCACCTTGTCCAACTAATGTGTTGCTGGGAATGTAAAAGAAAGTGATGCTGTTGTCCCTGGGGTAGGAACACTTACTGGTGTCCTTTGAGCCCAGAGCTATGTTCAGTGAAAAGGAAGGGAGGGTCTAGACATGAGAGAGGAAAGCCTGATGTAGGGCTGGGTTATATCTCagcttgggctttttttcccctaaaattaGCAGTTCAGGGATCACAAAGGCATGACTGACCtttccatcctttcctttcAGCTCACAGAGTTCTGTTTTCATGTGGAACTTCACCCCTTTATTTTGCAGCATCTGAAAAGGACTGGTTTTAGTATTCATTAGGAAATTCCAGGCTATAAAAACAGCTGTACCCAGCCAAAACCcaggcaggcagctctgctgctacTCCAGGCTGCAGGGAGGTTCCATTTGTGTCCCTGGCTGGTGCAGGCAGCCTGGAAGCCTGGCTTTTCTCTGCAGTCCTGGTCAGGACTGGTGTGTGAGGTGGGTTTGGAATGAAGAATTGATGTGTGTGGAGGGGAAGATTGGGACCAGCCGTGTGTGCAGAGCTCGTGGGTGAGGACAGAGGCTGGGCATGCAGAGTTATGACTCAGCACTAGGGAGAGGTTTCCTGGGCTGAGTGTGGATCCCTGGGCTGCTTGAATATTGTGTGTTCTCCATCCTAGAAATTAGCCCCAGGTTTTTCTAACCTTCATGGCGACACCTCCAACCTGAGGACCCAGGGCATGCTGGTAAGGGAACTCCTCTCTTTCCACCACTGAGATGGTTCTAGCCTTGTCAGAGAGGAAGGCAGCCACCTCCATTCCTGCAAGGAAGAGACATGTCCAAGGTAAGCCTGCTGCAAGCATGAACCTGCACCCTTGGAACCTTTTCCCCTTCCAGGAGGACAAATCTGATGTGCTGCCAGTGCTGAGCTGCTTTGCTATGCATTTCTGGGCTGAGGTATTTAGCTCCCCCCATTCTTTGTTCTCATGCACACAGACCTGGATATTAGGAGATGCAAAGAATAGCTCCTGGTTATGTACAAAATAATTCCCTTTCTGTTCCTTAGCCCCTTGCTTTCCCAATGCTTCTGGGCAATCCAGCTCCTCTGGAGGACAGTGACCTTTTTGTAAGGCACATTTCCCTCTGTCCATGTGTAGCAATTGTTTATAGCTCTTAAAGTTTCTGGCTATCAGAGAAAAGAATGAGTGTGTGCTGTGTAATACAcacccccagcagctccagggctccAGGGAGGATCCCAGCTGGGTAGAAAAGGAACATCCCTTCCCTGAGGGCCTCTAATTAATGTGCACATGCAACAGAAAGGGGTTTGAAAGCTCTCACTGATGGTTTGACACCCACTCCAGCCTGGTACCTATGAATGATGCTCCTACAATCACCAGATTCTTCCCAGTTGCCAGCTCCAAGATCTTGCTGGACTCTTCTGGGGTTTGGAGTGTGCATATGTTCTGCAGGTCTGCACCTGGGACTTTGAGGAAACCAGAGCTGAAAGAGAGAGAATCCAAATTTCATTGTataaattaaacagaaagaaTGAGAAGGGAGCACAAACCTACAGCTGTGTCATTCCATTCTGCCCTTTCATCTCATTTCTCACCTCCACCTCTACATCCCAGTGCTGTCCTGCCTAAAACCCTGTGTGTTGCAAACACTTTGTGCACTTACTGGCTGCCTGTTGCAATGAGCAGCTGGTGGTACTTCTGAGAGGACCCATCCATGAAGTGAACTTTTTGCTTCTGGAAATCCACCGACACTGCCTGCAGGAGAGAGAGGACACAGATCAGACAGGTAGCTCTGATCCACTCTCTGTCTTGCCTGTGTGCCTTGTTTCTGGGCACTCAGGTGAGATGAGAGGTGCTGGGGTCCTCTCTCCCACTTCCCACAGGTCCACCCATGGATGCACAGAGCAGTGTTACACCCTCcccatggcaggagcaggatcaCCCACTGAGGActgagctcagctgctctggTACCTCCTTCTCTGTCCAGAACTCTATGCCCCTAGCCTCAAGGAATTCAGGTTTCCTGAAGTAGATGTCCTCAGCTTTCAAGTTCATTTCCTGgaaacacagtaaaaatatgaaatgagGCAGCAATTCTTCTGAAGTGTTTCTTGTGGAGTCTGTTTGTAAAAGAGGTGAATTTTTCATTAGTGaatcacagctccccagactgCCCCACCCCTATCACCTTGTACCCGCCTCAGAAAAACCACCAACATTTAGTGGGAAGAATTCAATAACAGGAGATACAGGCATCAGCTTCTGTTGACTCTGatcaaagggagaaaaaagatgttttcctgaaaataacaccccaaatccttttgGATGCCTCAACACTCCTGCTTTGCTCACTCCATTGCTCCTGGCCCTGAGTGTGGCCTGTGGAACACCTGGTGCCCAGACACAGTCCTGCCCTTGTCACACACAAACCTTGCTGAGTTTGGACTTGTCATAGGGAATGTGTTTCTCATTGGTGGCCATGATGATCCTGCCAGTGAATCCCTCTTGGCGAAGAGTCTCTGCACACACCAGGGCAGCCACACCTACAAGAGATGCTCATCTCAGCCCTCTGACACGTCactgtggaggaggaggagcaggtcTGTCCTCCCTGGAGAGGAGAGTGGCAGCTCCCAGTGTGTGTGGAGGGGGCAGAGCTCAAATCCCTTCACTGACCTCCCCCCAGCAGCAGCGTCGTGTTCCTGTTGAGGAGGCACCTCCTGCTTGTGTCCTTTACCCTCAGGCTGCTTTCCAGGTCCTGCAACAAAATGGAAATGCTCAAGTCACACACAACCCAAGGCACTGCCTGTGCTCAGTGACAGCAGGTAAGGTCAGTACCTTCTTTTTGGCTGTAATAAACACCTTCCCATCTTCCACTGTTACctgaaggagggaaaggagaggttTTTTAAGTGCTGTATCCATGAGGTTGTGGTAGGAGCTCTCCTGGGAGATCGTGGTCCAGTGATCTGTCTCTGACTCTGATCTTGGATGTCACATGATGCTGAGGAGCTCACGAGCTTTTCTCCTCATCCTAAGAGCACTGAGGAAGAGCTGTaaatcctctttttctttccaaaagcaCTTGTGCTGGCTCTGAGGAATACCAGGATCTATGGCATCACCTTTGATTGAAAGGAGCTTTAGGGCAGGGAGTTACATAATCCCAAGAAATCATCCCAAGGATCATCCCTTGTGCTGAAGCTCTGTGTGATAGAGCTGTGGTCAGGGCAGGGGGCTTGTGAGAAAGAATGAATGTGAGAGGCACCCAGATGGGAGGACAAGAAGTCACCTTAAAGCAGGAGATACAGTCCAGAGCAGGGTATTCCTCAATGTCTCCAGTCCTGATGTTAAAGCAGGCCCCATGCCAGGGGCAGCGCAGCCTCTCCCCTCTCAAGACCCCTGCAAGAGAACCCCCCCCGCCAGCTGGGCAGTGAGAACCAACCTCCCcaaggtggattttttttcccctgccccaAGTTGGGGTTACCTTTGCTCAGTGGGGCACCATAGTGGGGACATTTACTGCCTAGAGCACGAAATTCCTTCCTGTTCctcaccagcagcactgggtaTCCGGCCACCATCACCTCCAGGAGCCTGAGGGAGAAGTGCAGAGGTGGGAACTGAACCACCCAAATCCCCAGCATCACCTCCAGGAGCCTGAGGGAGAGGTGCAGAGGTGGGCACAGAACCTGCCAAATCCCCACCATCACCCCCAGGCACTCACTGTCCATCCCCGACGTCGTCCTCCCTGCAGACCTCTTCAGTGATGGTGTCATCGCTGTCCATGCTGGGAGCTGATCAATGTTGGGCACTCAAAGGGTCCCAGATTTCTTATGAAGCAGCAAAATGACCTTCAGCTGGtggaaaacacacatttttaaactttgtGTCCAAACCAAACACCCATTCCTCTGCCCTTTTATCCTCTGAATTAACCCACTTCTCGTTTCCAGCCCTGTGTCCCACTAAATTCAACTGCATCTCAGGGTGAGTGAGCAAATGTGATTAATGGCTCTTGTAAACAAATACAATTATTTATGGGGAGGTGCTGCCGCCACAGCCCATATCTCCCTCAAACTGGTCTAAAGAGATGGTTCAGCCTCTCCAACATTTGTGCAGAGATGTTATTAATGAAAATTACCCTGAAAACACTAATCCCTGCCCAAAATGCCTCCTAGGCTAGAAAACAGCCAATCCCCTTGGTCCTTAGTGCTCTCCCTGCCTTAGCACTCATTGAGAGGCTGATTAGGAATCTCCCTCTCTATTTTGGAGGggaaaacagcaagaaatggagcagaggaaggtAATTCGAGGCAGGTTTCGGTGCAGGGTGGTGACTTGCTCCTGCAAATCATGCCTGTATCGCTTTGCTAATCCCAGGTTCTTTAGGAGAAGCATTGGTGGGTACTCACCTGGTCCTACTAGAAGGGTCCAGGCACCTGTCCCCCAGGTCAGAGAGCCACCACTGCTTCTGTCTGTGACTTTCTGCTGTGAGGTGACACCCTGGTGTCTCACCACAggtgccctgcctgctgccagcccacGGCTGATGATGCTCTCCCCAAATTGCACAACGTTCCCATCCATCAAGAGATGCAGCTCCTGGAAACGGCTGCCTGCCAGGGAGTTTTATCTGATTTCTGCAACTGACCTGAGCCTAATTAATGGTATTTTGCTGGGGTTTAGAGTTGCAAAAGAACTGAGGGTACATAGGAATTATGGCACAGGTGTGGTGCCATACAGGTGTTCTGCATTATAGGCAGTGTTACCAGAAACTCAACAGGATTCAGTGATGTCCCATGGGCCTTTCCCACTGCCCCTTTTCCTGATGGAAAACACTCCAGCTCAACACAAGGTATTTTTGCAGCACTTTGGAATGATATTGctactttttatatattttaacaaCATTTAAAATGGAATGTGAAgttttcagcagctctgcatgtGCCTtacatcccagctctgctcctggttCAGTCACTGATGTCCAGGGACATGATCCCATCATCCCTTGGCCCATGAAAGATGGCATGGAGCATGGTGCTGCTTGCTGGGCTATTTTTACAACAAAGTGGGAGTTGCAAAAAACCAGGAGTAACACCTACACTGTTTGTGTCTCCTCTTGCTCTTATCTCTATTTTCACAGTCAATATGTTTCATAATTTAATATATGCCTCAAAAATTAAGGGGGGAAAAGTTCCCTACAGCCTGCTTCCATCATCTCCCTTGCAGAACAAGAGATCCACAGGgatcagctccctgccagcagcataTTCCCAAATCCAGCAGCAGGGGGAATAAAAATCCTCTGGTCGGTATGATCTGGAGAAGAAGGCACGTGCAGGATGCTGGATAAGTGCAGGCTGAATTATTTGGGAAGCAGTTCAATTCATGGGACCCTCCAAGCCACGAGCACCCCTTCCTTCAGAGCAGGATACCGGGACACTGCCTTGTCCGGACAATCCTGGCCCACGGGCTCTGCACACCCATGATGGGCACAGGAACGAGGGATTTTCTCACAGCACCAGTGAGCAGCTTCTGGgctctgccctcctggccaGGAGCCGGAATGTGAAGCAATTTGGCTGCCAAACGTCCGTATTTAAACTCTCTATAATTATTCCCCAGAAGCTCATTCCCAcgtggagcagcagcagccctcgCCGAGCGTTCTCTGACTCAGCAGAAATCGCTGGAAAATGTTTGCTCAAGGATGGAAACCTGCAGTGAACAGGCGAAGGGGCAGGCACAGAGgtgtgcagctctgggatgAGGCAGGTGGAGCTTGATCCTGTGCGGGGACATTTGCATTGCCGGGCTGAGCAGCAGATTTAGCTGTTGGATGTTGGTGGATGCAGCCGAGCAGGAAAGGCTTCTGTAaagtggaaaggaaaggacaaaacaaaatgcttgaCAGAGGCAAAGATTATAGAATGGATATTTAAAAGGTGAAAGACAAAGAATACAAAGTGGAAAAGGACATTGGATGTCAGAGAGAAGGTCGGGGTTGGC
The sequence above is drawn from the Cinclus cinclus chromosome 22, bCinCin1.1, whole genome shotgun sequence genome and encodes:
- the LOC134052646 gene encoding apoptosis-inducing factor 3-like — translated: MDSDDTITEEVCREDDVGDGQLLEVMVAGYPVLLVRNRKEFRALGSKCPHYGAPLSKGVLRGERLRCPWHGACFNIRTGDIEEYPALDCISCFKVTVEDGKVFITAKKKDLESSLRVKDTSRRCLLNRNTTLLLGGGVAALVCAETLRQEGFTGRIIMATNEKHIPYDKSKLSKEMNLKAEDIYFRKPEFLEARGIEFWTEKEAVSVDFQKQKVHFMDGSSQKYHQLLIATGSHSGFLKVPGADLQNICTLQTPEESSKILELATGKNLVIVGASFIGMEVAAFLSDKARTISVVEREEFPYQHALGPQVGGVAMKMLQNKGVKFHMKTELCELKGKDGKVTEAVLANGENLPADVVVVGIGSTPNSVFLKGTSIARDDKGAILVNLHMQTNIPNVFAAGDVVTFPVALLDGDRSSIRHQQIAEAHGHCAALNMLKRGKELHTVPYFWTTLLGKSIRYAGCGKGYTDTVVKGSLEQQKFLIFYIRDGHVTAAASLNCDPMVSLIAEVLYLGKQISKEEAEACDIGNIPSLAQS